In the Candidatus Poribacteria bacterium genome, one interval contains:
- a CDS encoding amino acid ABC transporter permease: protein MEEREFTQEIKPPTNTKGPARWLKDNLFNTWYNVLLTCLALVFLFFAFKGILTWAFTEAKWSVIPANLQLFAVGAYPREQIWRIWGAIYILCVLAGLSAGIWGGLPLRFALALSGVWLICALLPFGFELSTRGGFLGAIAIIAISLFLGRGRTGLRPWILGGWILSFPLIMVVLRGFGENGVLTSYWGGLLLTLILAVVGIVVSFPMGVFLALCRQSNLPAIRWVSTTYIETVRGVPLITILFMGNVLTPIFMPGLDINQVLRMMLGITFFSAAYMAENVRGGLQGIPRGQHEAAQAVGLNYAQTTLFIVLPQALRSVIPAIVGQFIALFKDTSLVAIVGLIELLGVSKSVINNPDWLGLQAEVYLFAAVVYFVFCYSMSYGSRKIETDLGIGQVL from the coding sequence GTGGAAGAACGAGAGTTTACGCAAGAAATTAAACCGCCAACTAACACAAAAGGTCCCGCGCGATGGCTGAAGGACAATCTATTTAACACTTGGTACAACGTGCTCTTGACTTGCTTGGCTCTTGTGTTCCTATTCTTTGCCTTTAAAGGGATTTTGACATGGGCATTCACAGAAGCGAAGTGGAGCGTTATTCCTGCGAACCTTCAACTCTTTGCAGTCGGGGCTTATCCACGGGAACAGATATGGCGTATATGGGGTGCTATCTATATTCTGTGTGTGCTTGCAGGTTTGAGTGCCGGTATATGGGGTGGCTTGCCCCTTCGATTTGCCCTTGCGCTTAGCGGTGTTTGGTTGATCTGTGCGCTTCTGCCGTTTGGATTTGAACTCTCAACACGCGGAGGATTTTTAGGCGCGATAGCCATAATAGCGATTTCCCTTTTCCTTGGACGTGGCAGAACAGGTTTACGCCCTTGGATCTTGGGCGGTTGGATACTCTCCTTTCCTCTGATAATGGTTGTATTACGTGGGTTTGGGGAAAACGGTGTTCTCACAAGCTATTGGGGTGGGCTCCTACTGACATTGATCTTAGCAGTTGTCGGTATCGTCGTCTCTTTTCCGATGGGTGTATTTTTAGCACTCTGCCGCCAGAGCAATCTCCCTGCCATCCGATGGGTTTCAACGACTTATATTGAGACGGTTCGCGGGGTGCCGTTGATAACAATCCTATTCATGGGCAACGTCTTAACACCCATCTTTATGCCGGGGCTTGATATTAACCAAGTTCTACGGATGATGCTCGGCATAACCTTTTTTTCCGCCGCCTATATGGCAGAGAACGTTCGAGGCGGACTGCAAGGAATCCCCAGAGGACAACACGAAGCTGCGCAAGCCGTAGGACTTAACTACGCGCAGACGACGCTGTTCATCGTCTTACCACAAGCACTTCGGTCAGTCATCCCAGCGATTGTTGGGCAATTCATCGCTTTATTTAAGGATACATCCCTCGTCGCTATCGTCGGACTCATCGAACTCTTGGGTGTCTCCAAAAGTGTTATTAATAATCCTGACTGGCTCGGACTGCAAGCCGAGGTATATCTGTTTGCGGCAGTTGTCTATTTTGTTTTCTGTTATTCGATGTCTTATGGCAGCCGGAAAATTGAGACAGACTTGGGAATCGGACAGGTCTTGTAG
- a CDS encoding ABC transporter permease subunit (The N-terminal region of this protein, as described by TIGR01726, is a three transmembrane segment that identifies a subfamily of ABC transporter permease subunits, which specificities that include histidine, arginine, glutamine, glutamate, L-cystine (sic), the opines (in Agrobacterium) octopine and nopaline, etc.), producing MENNSHTIVSGKIPFWRDVRVLRVLFQGIFLLGVILLLAILYRNMLAGLRGLGLTLNLNFLQDEAGFGISEGIPYEPSDTYLRAFWVGIVNTLRVSIIGIICATLLGLLFGIARLSSNWLIRTIAAAYVECFRNIPLLLQILFWYTAVVGQLPRVRESISLFGGVFINNRGIYLPSPEPTSGLKIWLWFLSAGLILAVILYILRWRQLQQLDRPGFRAKWALPAFLIVALCGWFLTPGSPFILDLPVLQGFNYRGGMRFTPEFSALLIGLSIYTSAFIAEIVRSGIQSVVKGQREAARSVGLKEGETLRLVVLPQAIPIIVPPLTSQYLNLAKNSSLAVAIGFPDLFSVGNTTLTQTGQSIPVFAMVMVSYLVMSLTTSAAMNWYNRRITRIGQ from the coding sequence ATGGAAAATAATTCACATACAATTGTATCGGGAAAAATCCCTTTTTGGCGAGATGTTCGAGTTTTGCGGGTCCTGTTTCAGGGTATCTTTTTACTCGGTGTAATCCTGCTGTTAGCGATCCTTTATAGGAATATGTTAGCAGGGCTGCGCGGGCTTGGGCTGACACTGAACCTTAATTTCCTTCAAGATGAAGCCGGGTTTGGCATTTCGGAGGGAATCCCCTATGAGCCTTCGGATACATATCTCAGAGCGTTCTGGGTTGGGATTGTAAACACCCTTAGGGTTAGTATCATAGGAATCATCTGTGCGACACTTCTGGGACTCCTTTTCGGCATCGCTCGACTGTCAAGTAACTGGTTAATCCGAACGATAGCCGCCGCCTACGTTGAATGTTTCAGGAACATTCCGCTCCTGCTGCAGATTCTGTTTTGGTACACCGCAGTCGTCGGTCAACTTCCGAGGGTCAGGGAGAGCATCTCGCTTTTTGGCGGTGTGTTCATTAATAACCGAGGTATATACCTACCTTCGCCTGAACCGACATCAGGTCTGAAAATTTGGCTATGGTTTCTCAGTGCGGGTCTGATTTTGGCGGTAATTCTTTATATTCTGCGATGGCGGCAACTTCAACAGTTGGATCGCCCCGGCTTTCGCGCGAAATGGGCACTGCCTGCGTTCCTTATCGTTGCACTCTGTGGATGGTTTCTCACGCCAGGCAGCCCGTTTATACTTGATTTACCAGTCTTGCAAGGTTTCAACTACAGAGGCGGGATGCGTTTTACACCGGAGTTCTCTGCCCTACTCATTGGACTCTCCATATATACAAGCGCGTTTATTGCAGAAATCGTGAGAAGCGGTATACAATCAGTCGTCAAGGGACAACGGGAAGCCGCAAGATCCGTCGGTTTGAAGGAAGGGGAGACCTTACGCTTAGTTGTTCTACCTCAGGCTATCCCTATCATCGTGCCGCCGCTTACAAGTCAGTATTTGAACCTCGCGAAAAATTCAAGCCTGGCTGTTGCGATTGGTTTCCCGGATCTATTTAGCGTAGGAAATACCACACTGACACAGACCGGACAATCAATCCCGGTTTTTGCGATGGTTATGGTAAGTTATCTGGTTATGAGTTTGACGACATCAGCAGCCATGAATTGGTACAACCGTCGGATTACTCGAATTGGTCAATAA
- a CDS encoding amino acid ABC transporter substrate-binding protein, translating to MRKFLFRVSALVLAISLVTPLLARGEESVLDRVKNRGRLICGVNKELPGFGFLGQDGNWKGFDVDYGRAIAAAVLGDPDKVEFRPLKAADRFPALQTGEIDVLIRNTTWTLTRDTDLGADFAPPTFYDGQGFMLRKDLGITSLKELAGATIGVTAGSTTELNLADTTRALGIEVESIVFEETDTLYQSYDQGRCDAVTSDKSQLVSRRQSLKNPDDHIILDVTISKEPLGPVTVHGDNKWNDVVSWVVYATFFAEEHSITQAKVSTFKTENPEIKRFLGMDEGAGMGEKLGLPKDWARQVIVAVGNYGEIFERNLTPLGLPRGVNKPWTQGGLLYAIPFR from the coding sequence GTGCGTAAATTTTTGTTTCGCGTTTCCGCGTTAGTTTTAGCGATTTCATTGGTAACACCGCTACTCGCAAGAGGCGAAGAGAGTGTATTGGATAGAGTCAAAAATAGAGGACGGTTGATCTGTGGTGTGAACAAAGAATTGCCTGGCTTCGGTTTCCTCGGGCAGGATGGTAACTGGAAAGGTTTCGACGTAGACTACGGCAGAGCGATTGCTGCTGCTGTTTTGGGTGACCCAGACAAAGTTGAGTTTCGTCCGCTAAAGGCTGCTGACCGATTTCCCGCCCTTCAGACAGGTGAAATAGATGTTCTAATCCGCAACACTACTTGGACGCTGACCCGAGACACCGACTTAGGTGCTGACTTCGCGCCCCCAACCTTTTATGACGGTCAGGGATTTATGCTCCGTAAGGACCTCGGCATAACATCGCTCAAGGAGTTGGCAGGTGCCACGATCGGTGTCACCGCTGGTAGCACTACAGAGTTAAACCTCGCCGATACTACCCGCGCCTTAGGGATCGAAGTTGAATCTATTGTTTTTGAGGAAACTGACACGCTTTACCAAAGTTATGATCAGGGACGTTGTGATGCGGTGACAAGCGATAAGTCGCAATTGGTCTCCCGCCGTCAATCCTTAAAAAATCCAGACGACCATATTATTCTTGACGTAACTATTTCTAAAGAACCCTTGGGTCCGGTTACCGTCCACGGGGATAACAAGTGGAATGATGTCGTGAGCTGGGTTGTCTATGCCACGTTCTTTGCTGAAGAACACAGTATTACGCAAGCAAAGGTTAGCACCTTTAAAACAGAAAACCCCGAAATCAAGCGTTTCTTGGGTATGGATGAGGGGGCTGGTATGGGCGAAAAACTCGGTCTGCCGAAAGACTGGGCGCGTCAAGTTATTGTTGCTGTCGGCAACTATGGCGAGATTTTTGAACGCAATCTAACACCCCTGGGACTACCGCGTGGGGTCAATAAACCGTGGACGCAGGGCGGCTTACTCTACGCAATACCGTTCCGTTAG
- a CDS encoding LamG domain-containing protein, whose amino-acid sequence MKLTISVIVLLCCLLPVATWAELPLDKLALYMSFDDIQGNKVMDGSENGNDGTIMKASVAKGKGKYGDAMEFEGGDNHVLIKSSKSLSIADEVTISAWVNWNDAPGNGWLCIMANGSQGGPWENYGLFVNRGSRYFYFTLSVGAEGAHKVMNSGAGTTESEKWTHCVCTYDGKDAKIYIDGDLINEAPHGGKLVAGDQDLRLGHRGGSGHWYNGLLDDVAVFSVALDEDQVKEASGNIDEALDVEARGKLTTVWGKVKAER is encoded by the coding sequence ATGAAATTAACGATAAGCGTAATCGTCTTACTCTGTTGCCTATTACCGGTGGCGACGTGGGCAGAACTGCCCCTTGATAAGCTCGCTCTCTATATGTCTTTTGATGACATTCAGGGCAACAAAGTAATGGACGGTTCAGAAAACGGGAATGATGGCACAATTATGAAAGCATCCGTTGCGAAGGGCAAGGGAAAGTACGGCGACGCAATGGAATTTGAAGGCGGAGATAACCACGTGCTCATTAAGAGTTCTAAGTCGCTCTCGATTGCCGATGAGGTCACGATTTCCGCTTGGGTTAACTGGAACGATGCGCCTGGGAACGGCTGGTTATGTATAATGGCAAACGGGTCACAAGGTGGACCGTGGGAGAACTACGGACTCTTTGTTAACCGTGGCAGCCGCTACTTCTATTTTACACTCTCTGTAGGTGCTGAGGGTGCCCATAAGGTGATGAATTCTGGAGCCGGTACGACCGAATCTGAAAAATGGACCCACTGTGTCTGTACCTATGATGGCAAAGATGCCAAAATTTATATTGACGGCGATCTAATAAATGAAGCACCGCATGGGGGCAAATTGGTTGCTGGAGATCAAGATTTGCGGCTCGGGCATCGGGGTGGAAGTGGCCACTGGTACAACGGTTTGCTCGATGATGTTGCAGTGTTTTCAGTCGCTTTAGATGAGGATCAGGTTAAGGAAGCGAGCGGCAACATTGATGAGGCACTTGATGTTGAGGCGCGTGGAAAACTGACAACCGTCTGGGGCAAGGTAAAGGCGGAACGATAA
- a CDS encoding formylglycine-generating enzyme family protein, whose translation MVAVKTVSNTEEGRSGAQHGYSIRCLLHFALVFLCLACSEVEEEVAQPPEGMVLIPAGTFQMGSTTGDVDEAPVHTVELDAFYIDQHEVTNAEYRAFVTVTGYPPPRGIGYTAVYELLKHGYEPWNDPDFNHPDQPVTTVTWFDAAAYCEWAGKRLPTEAEWEKAARGGLEGTRYSWGNAEPNDTTANFADSQTEFEWRSPDVNDGYLFTAPVGMFQPNGYGLFDMAGNVWEWCADWYSTTYYSDVQGAESPLRNPKGPDTGKRRVLRGGTWYRAVHTIRNAERISDYPNNSLNVVGFRCAKDAP comes from the coding sequence ATGGTTGCTGTCAAAACAGTTTCTAATACAGAAGAAGGGCGGAGTGGAGCGCAACACGGATACTCGATACGGTGTTTGCTCCATTTCGCCCTTGTTTTTCTCTGTCTTGCCTGTTCCGAAGTCGAAGAAGAAGTGGCGCAACCACCCGAAGGTATGGTCCTAATCCCCGCGGGCACCTTTCAAATGGGGAGTACCACCGGCGATGTTGATGAAGCACCTGTGCACACGGTGGAACTTGATGCGTTTTATATCGACCAGCATGAAGTAACAAACGCCGAGTATCGGGCGTTCGTTACTGTTACTGGATACCCTCCGCCACGAGGAATTGGCTATACCGCTGTCTATGAACTTCTCAAACATGGTTACGAGCCGTGGAACGACCCGGATTTCAATCATCCAGACCAACCCGTCACGACAGTGACATGGTTTGATGCTGCTGCCTACTGCGAATGGGCAGGTAAACGGTTACCGACAGAGGCAGAATGGGAAAAGGCAGCACGCGGTGGCTTGGAAGGGACGCGCTACTCTTGGGGCAACGCTGAACCGAATGACACGACTGCCAACTTTGCCGACAGCCAAACGGAATTTGAGTGGCGGAGTCCAGACGTAAATGACGGATACCTTTTTACCGCACCTGTTGGCATGTTTCAACCCAACGGTTACGGTTTGTTTGATATGGCGGGAAATGTATGGGAGTGGTGTGCGGATTGGTACAGCACGACCTACTATAGCGACGTGCAAGGTGCGGAAAGTCCACTCCGGAATCCGAAGGGACCTGACACCGGCAAACGTCGCGTTTTGCGTGGTGGAACGTGGTACCGTGCGGTACACACGATACGGAATGCTGAACGGATCAGCGATTATCCGAACAATAGTCTGAACGTTGTTGGTTTTCGGTGTGCGAAGGATGCACCTTAA
- a CDS encoding DNA adenine methylase: protein MAKLAKSPLRYPGGKSRALKQILPLIPVNISEFREPFVGGGSVFFAIRSLFQSCIKSYWINDLNYDLYCFWKQARDNALDLVETLTETHTIATDGRALFEELTHGKDKLNQNRDMLCEFQRAVRFFILNRITFSGVVDSGGYSQAAYEKRFTESSIERVKNICPYLSGVKITNGDYTDSLLHDGEDVFIFLDPPYWKATESKLYGVRGALHTAFDHVRFAENMRKCPHKWLITYDDSAVIRELFDFAEIQEWTLQYGMNNYRQESAAKGKELFIKNY from the coding sequence ATGGCTAAATTAGCAAAAAGTCCACTACGGTACCCAGGGGGTAAATCAAGGGCACTAAAACAGATTCTACCACTTATTCCGGTGAATATATCGGAATTTCGTGAGCCTTTCGTCGGTGGAGGTTCCGTCTTTTTTGCAATCCGAAGTCTCTTCCAAAGTTGCATCAAATCTTATTGGATTAATGACCTCAACTACGATCTCTACTGTTTTTGGAAACAGGCAAGAGACAATGCGCTGGACCTGGTTGAAACACTAACAGAGACACACACCATTGCTACAGATGGCCGCGCTCTATTTGAGGAATTAACACACGGAAAAGATAAACTGAATCAGAACCGAGATATGCTCTGCGAATTTCAACGCGCGGTGCGTTTCTTCATACTCAATCGTATTACCTTCTCCGGGGTCGTGGATTCCGGAGGGTATTCACAAGCCGCTTACGAGAAGCGTTTCACAGAATCATCCATTGAACGCGTGAAAAACATCTGTCCATATCTCTCTGGAGTCAAAATTACAAATGGAGATTACACGGATTCACTTCTCCACGATGGCGAAGATGTATTTATTTTTCTGGATCCACCCTATTGGAAAGCAACTGAATCAAAACTATACGGGGTAAGAGGTGCGCTGCATACTGCATTTGACCATGTGCGATTCGCTGAGAATATGAGGAAATGTCCGCATAAATGGCTGATTACCTACGACGACTCCGCCGTCATTAGGGAACTCTTCGATTTTGCTGAGATTCAAGAGTGGACACTACAATATGGAATGAATAATTATAGGCAGGAAAGTGCAGCAAAAGGGAAAGAATTGTTCATCAAAAATTACTGA
- a CDS encoding sulfatase-like hydrolase/transferase: MPQTDANQPNVIVFFTDQQRWDTSGLHGNPLDLTPNFDRMAQRGTHVHRSFTCQPVCGPARSCLQTGLYATRTGCFRNGIPLSPNLKTLAHHFDEAGYATGYIGKWHLYSGGTGPGPVPAEHRGGYDYWLASNVLEFTSDAYQTTLYDNNNQPVDLPGYRVDALTDAVIRYVDRHQNEPFYLFTSYIEPHHQNHLDDYPPPDGYRERYAGKWIPPDLAALGGSTHQHLGGYYGMVKRLDEALGRLLDALKSLHLLDNTIILFTSDHGCHFKTRNGEYKRSCHESSIRVPTAFHGAEFIGGGQIQELVSLVDLPPTLLDAAGLEVPAEMQGRSILPLVRGETDDWPEEVFVQISEAQVGRAVRTQRWKYGVDAPNKNGGSDAGSDRYVEQYLYDLQADPYELRNLVGLQSHEPVTAVMRERLIRRMLEAGEEAPTVEPAPTQRSGQRSVSEAEANS; encoded by the coding sequence ATGCCACAAACTGATGCAAATCAACCGAACGTCATCGTCTTTTTCACCGACCAGCAGCGGTGGGACACCTCTGGTCTACACGGCAATCCGCTCGATCTGACCCCCAACTTTGATCGGATGGCGCAACGTGGAACGCATGTCCACCGATCTTTTACCTGCCAACCTGTCTGCGGTCCCGCGCGCTCATGTTTACAAACGGGATTATATGCGACGCGTACAGGGTGCTTCCGAAACGGCATCCCTTTATCGCCGAATCTCAAGACCCTCGCACATCACTTCGATGAAGCGGGTTATGCTACTGGGTACATCGGCAAATGGCATCTCTATAGCGGCGGTACTGGACCAGGACCTGTCCCCGCTGAGCACCGAGGCGGATATGACTACTGGTTGGCATCCAACGTCCTCGAATTCACTTCGGATGCATATCAAACAACACTTTACGATAACAATAATCAACCCGTGGATCTCCCTGGTTATCGCGTGGATGCGTTGACGGATGCGGTGATTCGCTACGTTGACAGGCATCAAAACGAACCTTTCTATCTCTTTACGTCGTACATTGAACCGCACCACCAAAACCATCTGGACGATTATCCACCTCCTGATGGGTATCGGGAACGGTACGCAGGGAAATGGATACCACCGGATCTTGCTGCGCTCGGTGGATCGACGCACCAACATTTAGGCGGCTACTACGGTATGGTGAAAAGACTGGACGAGGCACTCGGCAGACTTTTAGACGCGCTCAAGAGCCTTCACCTCCTTGATAATACTATTATCCTCTTCACTTCTGATCACGGATGTCACTTCAAAACCCGTAATGGTGAGTACAAACGCTCATGCCATGAGAGTTCCATCCGTGTACCGACTGCGTTCCACGGAGCTGAGTTCATCGGTGGTGGGCAAATCCAAGAATTGGTTAGCCTCGTAGATCTTCCTCCGACGCTCCTTGATGCCGCAGGTTTGGAAGTTCCTGCTGAAATGCAAGGTAGGTCCATTCTGCCGCTGGTACGCGGGGAAACAGACGACTGGCCAGAAGAGGTTTTCGTCCAAATTAGCGAGGCGCAGGTTGGACGTGCTGTCCGTACCCAACGCTGGAAATACGGTGTGGATGCCCCCAATAAGAACGGCGGCAGCGATGCAGGATCTGATCGATATGTTGAGCAATATCTCTACGACCTTCAAGCGGATCCCTACGAGTTACGAAACCTTGTTGGATTGCAGTCACATGAACCTGTAACAGCAGTGATGCGGGAACGGCTTATTCGGCGGATGTTGGAGGCGGGCGAAGAGGCACCGACAGTTGAACCGGCACCGACACAAAGAAGCGGACAACGCAGTGTCTCTGAAGCAGAGGCGAACAGTTAA
- a CDS encoding mandelate racemase/muconate lactonizing enzyme family protein, with amino-acid sequence MKITDVKTLVMGTSWRNLTFVKVETDEELTGISEVRMNNRTDALVAYIDGAKKRHVIGSDPFNTEDLYQRLFRDDYGRAGEIVATGISVIEIACWDIIGKALNQPVYRLLGGACRNKIKAYANGWYRVERTTEEFHAAAKRVIEKGYRALKFDPFGAGYYELSYEEKLKSVALVEAVRDAVGPDVEILVEMHGRFSPYMAIEIAAELEKFQPSWVEEPVPPDNIAALAKAADHINLPVATGERLHNKYEYRELINLQAADILQPDITQTGGFLETKKIAAMGDMCYMTVAPHNVGGPVSTAIALHFATCTTNFKIQEHFNDFSEAWVKEAATGCPEVVDGYFSLPNGPGLGMTLNEDLIAEHPYREGSFNLWEDDWHKREY; translated from the coding sequence ATGAAGATTACAGATGTTAAGACCTTGGTCATGGGGACCAGTTGGCGTAATTTAACCTTCGTTAAAGTTGAGACTGATGAAGAGTTAACCGGTATCAGTGAGGTGCGGATGAACAACCGCACCGATGCACTTGTTGCCTACATTGATGGTGCGAAGAAGCGGCATGTCATTGGGAGCGATCCATTCAATACGGAAGACCTCTACCAACGCCTATTTCGTGACGATTACGGTCGCGCTGGCGAAATCGTCGCAACCGGCATCAGCGTTATTGAGATCGCGTGCTGGGATATTATCGGGAAAGCACTGAATCAACCGGTCTACCGCTTACTTGGCGGTGCTTGTCGTAATAAAATTAAGGCGTATGCAAATGGATGGTATCGTGTTGAGCGCACAACTGAAGAGTTTCATGCCGCTGCTAAAAGGGTGATTGAGAAAGGCTATCGAGCACTCAAGTTCGATCCGTTCGGTGCTGGTTATTATGAACTCTCTTATGAGGAGAAGTTGAAGTCTGTTGCCCTCGTCGAAGCGGTACGTGATGCTGTCGGACCGGATGTCGAAATTCTCGTTGAGATGCACGGTAGATTTAGTCCGTATATGGCGATTGAGATTGCCGCGGAATTGGAAAAATTCCAACCGAGTTGGGTCGAAGAACCTGTACCTCCCGATAACATCGCAGCACTCGCAAAGGCGGCAGACCATATTAACCTCCCTGTTGCCACAGGTGAGCGACTCCACAACAAGTATGAATACCGTGAGTTGATTAATTTACAAGCAGCAGACATCCTGCAACCCGATATTACGCAAACAGGCGGTTTCTTGGAGACTAAGAAAATCGCAGCGATGGGGGATATGTGTTATATGACGGTCGCACCGCACAATGTCGGTGGCCCCGTTTCTACCGCGATTGCCTTGCATTTCGCTACATGCACCACAAACTTCAAAATTCAGGAACACTTCAATGATTTCTCAGAAGCGTGGGTTAAAGAGGCTGCCACTGGATGTCCTGAGGTCGTGGACGGTTATTTCAGTCTGCCAAATGGACCCGGACTCGGTATGACGTTGAATGAGGACCTTATCGCCGAGCACCCTTATCGTGAAGGTTCGTTCAATCTCTGGGAAGATGACTGGCACAAGCGCGAGTATTAG
- a CDS encoding aspartyl protease, with amino-acid sequence MRHTTEIELANLEDMALANRGIIAPEEVRRVTVEDALVDTGATRLCLPKPIIEQLGLRPFGNARARTAAGIVNRTIYSEVRFTILAREGSLPITDLPADAPVLVGHMVLEQLDLCLDIRKGLIYNPDHGDDWIEDAW; translated from the coding sequence ATGAGACATACAACAGAAATCGAACTCGCAAATCTTGAAGATATGGCTTTGGCGAACAGAGGCATTATCGCCCCCGAAGAGGTCCGCCGTGTCACTGTTGAAGATGCCCTCGTGGATACGGGGGCAACACGGCTCTGCTTACCGAAACCGATCATCGAACAACTCGGCTTGAGACCCTTTGGGAACGCGAGGGCAAGAACCGCGGCTGGCATTGTAAACCGCACCATTTATTCAGAAGTCCGGTTTACGATATTAGCGCGGGAAGGATCGCTCCCCATAACCGACCTGCCTGCCGATGCACCCGTCCTTGTTGGACACATGGTCTTAGAACAATTGGATCTCTGCTTAGATATCAGAAAAGGGCTCATCTATAATCCAGACCACGGTGACGACTGGATTGAAGATGCATGGTAA
- the lysA gene encoding diaminopimelate decarboxylase, translating to MSFHYQDGYLYCEKLKVKDIQEQVPYSPFYLYSLAQLETNYTAYQKALDGLDSIIGYAIKANNNLALLKRLSALGSGAVLVSGNELQMSLAAGFDLKRTILNGNGKTLEELSLAVQHGVLINIDSEFDLAHIQQTAKDLDTPANVLIRINPDVDPQVHPYVSTGMKNSKFGIRNERLNWFLSEIRKDNLLNLVGVHCHLGSTIKKIQIFRDATEIMIAFIRAIQAEGFSLRYLNIGGGLGIDYERTGEEIPTPSDLIDSIRDLLPENITLIIEPGRSLVGNASVFVNRVTGVKTNGNKHFIVTDGSMSELIRPSLYDTYQHIQFIEPIDGAVETYDVVGPVCESADFLGKERALPTPHEGAGLVVCDAGAYCHAMSSNYNLKMRPPEYLVDGDSFTCIRRVETLDDYLRLFDVC from the coding sequence ATGAGTTTTCACTATCAAGACGGGTACCTCTACTGCGAAAAATTGAAGGTTAAAGACATTCAAGAGCAGGTGCCCTACAGTCCATTTTACCTCTACAGTCTCGCACAACTTGAGACGAACTACACCGCATATCAGAAAGCACTTGACGGACTCGACTCGATTATCGGCTATGCGATTAAGGCAAACAATAACCTCGCCCTGCTTAAACGCCTCAGCGCGCTCGGCAGTGGTGCAGTCCTCGTCAGCGGAAACGAATTACAGATGTCGCTCGCGGCAGGGTTCGACCTAAAACGAACCATCCTAAACGGCAACGGAAAAACGCTTGAGGAACTCAGTCTCGCTGTTCAACACGGCGTACTCATTAACATCGACAGCGAATTTGATTTGGCACACATCCAGCAGACAGCAAAAGACCTTGACACGCCAGCGAATGTGCTTATCCGCATCAATCCAGATGTGGACCCACAGGTGCATCCGTATGTCTCCACTGGCATGAAAAATTCCAAGTTTGGCATCCGCAATGAGCGGCTTAATTGGTTTCTAAGCGAAATCCGCAAGGACAATCTGCTAAATTTGGTGGGTGTTCACTGCCATTTGGGTTCGACAATTAAGAAGATCCAAATCTTCCGAGATGCCACTGAAATCATGATCGCCTTCATACGTGCCATTCAAGCCGAAGGCTTCTCTCTGCGTTATCTCAATATCGGTGGTGGATTGGGCATCGACTATGAACGCACTGGCGAGGAAATTCCGACACCATCCGACCTCATTGATTCCATCCGTGACCTGCTGCCTGAGAACATCACACTCATTATTGAACCCGGGCGTTCTCTTGTCGGTAATGCCTCCGTGTTTGTCAACCGTGTTACGGGTGTAAAAACCAACGGTAACAAGCATTTCATCGTCACTGATGGAAGTATGTCCGAACTGATCCGACCAAGTCTCTATGATACCTATCAGCATATCCAGTTTATTGAACCGATTGATGGGGCAGTTGAAACGTACGATGTTGTCGGTCCCGTCTGTGAATCCGCAGATTTCTTGGGTAAAGAACGTGCGCTTCCTACACCGCATGAGGGTGCTGGACTTGTCGTTTGCGATGCGGGTGCCTATTGCCACGCGATGAGCTCCAATTACAATCTGAAGATGCGTCCCCCTGAATATCTCGTTGACGGTGATAGTTTCACCTGTATCCGTCGTGTTGAGACCCTTGACGATTATCTGCGTCTTTTCGACGTGTGTTAG